From the genome of Azospirillum brasilense, one region includes:
- a CDS encoding cold-shock protein — MPVGTVKWFNSTKGYGFIQPDNGGADVFVHISAVERAGLRSLNEGQKVSYEEQRDPKRGKTSAENLKAV; from the coding sequence ATGCCCGTCGGTACCGTCAAGTGGTTCAACAGCACCAAGGGTTATGGCTTCATTCAGCCGGACAACGGTGGTGCGGACGTTTTCGTCCACATCTCCGCGGTTGAGCGCGCGGGTCTGCGCAGCCTGAACGAAGGCCAGAAGGTGTCCTACGAGGAGCAGCGCGATCCGAAGCGCGGCAAGACCTCGGCGGAGAACCTGAAGGCCGTCTGA
- the def gene encoding peptide deformylase: MAVLDILVAPHPVLKQKAKPVEKVDARIAKLMDDMVETMYAAKGIGLAAPQIGILERVIVVDVHDKDEKPNPIRLANPEIVWKSDETSVCEEGCLSVPDQYAEVTRPSSVRVRYLDETNEMREIEADGMLATCIQHEIDHLNGVLFVDYLSMLKRNMILRKVQKMQRA, translated from the coding sequence ATGGCCGTTCTCGATATCCTCGTCGCCCCGCACCCCGTCCTGAAGCAGAAGGCGAAGCCCGTCGAAAAGGTCGACGCCCGCATCGCCAAGCTGATGGACGACATGGTCGAGACCATGTACGCCGCGAAGGGCATCGGCCTCGCCGCGCCGCAGATCGGCATCCTGGAGCGGGTGATCGTCGTGGACGTGCACGACAAGGACGAGAAGCCGAACCCTATCCGCCTCGCCAACCCGGAAATCGTCTGGAAATCGGACGAGACGTCGGTGTGCGAGGAGGGATGCCTGTCGGTGCCCGACCAGTACGCCGAGGTCACCCGCCCCTCCTCGGTCCGCGTCCGTTACCTGGACGAGACCAACGAGATGCGCGAGATCGAAGCCGACGGCATGCTGGCGACCTGCATCCAGCACGAGATCGACCATCTGAACGGCGTGCTGTTCGTCGACTACCTGTCGATGCTGAAGCGCAACATGATCCTGCGCAAAGTCCAGAAGATGCAGCGCGCCTAA
- the fmt gene encoding methionyl-tRNA formyltransferase: MTPLRLVFMGTPDFAVPSLRALADAGHEVVCVYSQPPRPAGRGQQVQKSPVHRFAEEHGIPVRTPKSLRNAEAQAEFAELKADAAVVAAYGLILPQPILDAPRLGCLNVHGSLLPRWRGAAPIQRSILAGDAETGITIMQMDIGLDTGAMLLKDAVPITAGTTASSLHDALAEMGARLIVEALGGLAEGRLTAEPQPEAGVTYAAKLTREDGRLDWTRDAAYVERQVRALTPWPGCWFDAPTPTGGVERIKVLKAEPAPAPTPDARKAAPGTLLDDRLTIACSDGAVRLTLVQRPGKAPVDGAALLRGFALPVGTRLGDAACSAGN; encoded by the coding sequence ATGACGCCGCTCCGCCTCGTTTTCATGGGCACGCCGGATTTCGCCGTGCCCAGCCTGCGCGCCCTGGCCGATGCCGGGCACGAGGTGGTCTGCGTCTACAGCCAGCCGCCCCGCCCCGCTGGGCGCGGGCAGCAGGTCCAGAAATCCCCGGTCCACCGCTTCGCCGAGGAGCACGGCATCCCCGTGCGCACGCCCAAGTCGCTGCGCAACGCCGAGGCCCAGGCGGAGTTCGCCGAGTTGAAGGCCGACGCCGCGGTGGTCGCCGCCTACGGTCTGATCCTGCCGCAGCCGATCCTCGACGCGCCGCGGCTGGGCTGCCTGAACGTGCACGGCTCCCTGCTGCCGCGCTGGCGCGGCGCCGCCCCGATCCAGCGTTCGATCCTGGCCGGCGACGCCGAGACCGGCATCACCATCATGCAGATGGACATCGGGCTCGACACCGGAGCCATGCTGCTGAAGGACGCGGTGCCGATCACCGCCGGGACCACCGCCAGCAGCCTGCACGACGCGCTGGCCGAGATGGGCGCCCGCCTGATCGTGGAGGCGCTCGGCGGCCTCGCCGAAGGCCGCCTGACCGCAGAGCCGCAGCCGGAGGCCGGCGTGACCTACGCCGCCAAGCTGACGCGCGAGGATGGCCGGCTCGACTGGACGCGCGACGCCGCCTATGTGGAGCGGCAGGTCCGCGCCCTCACCCCCTGGCCCGGCTGCTGGTTCGACGCCCCGACGCCGACGGGCGGGGTGGAGCGGATCAAGGTGCTGAAGGCGGAGCCCGCGCCCGCCCCGACGCCTGATGCCCGCAAGGCGGCGCCCGGCACGCTGCTGGACGACCGCCTGACCATCGCCTGCTCCGACGGCGCCGTACGCCTCACCCTGGTGCAGCGGCCCGGCAAGGCCCCGGTGGATGGCGCCGCCCTCCTGCGCGGCTTCGCCCTTCCCGTCGGCACCCGTCTCGGCGACGCCGCATGCAGCGCTGGAAACTGA